Within Capra hircus breed San Clemente chromosome 7, ASM170441v1, whole genome shotgun sequence, the genomic segment GCCCCTCCCCACGTTTAGCAAGAGTTAACATAAACCTTTAAGTTCAAGGGTCCAGAGATAAAAAAGGAAGTGctccctctacacacacacaaagaaaaaaacaagtggAACCAGCTGAGACCAAGTTGGTAGCAATCCAAACTCCAATAGACCCTGCATCTCATTACATGTTGATTTTACTGTATGAACGTATTAAACACACCTCCCAGCAGCCAGTATCATACATTAAAAGACCAAAACAGGATAAAAAGGGGGTGGTCCCCCACTCCCTCAAAAAAGCCCTGCCCCTTCCCAGGTAAACTAATAAACATGGTTCCCCATCACTGACCTCACTCCTCCCTTTAAAATTAAATCCCTCTCGGCACGGGGTTGTCAAGTTCAGCCCTGAACTAGTTCAAGCTTCTCCATTCTCTGGACGCTGAATAAAGCTTGTGATGTGTCAACCAGCACCCTCCTCCCAGGCAGACAGTGTAAGCCGGGTTGAGGCCCCACCACGGTCCATACGACTTAATCCGTTAACAGGCGCACAAAGGGAGGTGGCACCGGAGCCAAGGCCGCCCCTACCAAAACCCAAGCTACACCGGCTAGCAGGTGGGCGGCTAGGCGGAAAGGACGGGTAGAATCCCAACGGTCCCAGCACCAATGTCGTCCTCATAAACTTCTGGTAGGCAGTACGCACATGCAGGACCCCGCCTCAACAAACAGCGTTTATGGAAATAGGTCCGGGGGTAGGGAAAGGGTTGGGGGGTTGGTCTGCTGGCGCGTCGCGGTCACATGTTGGCTCTTTCCCGCTGCAGCCGCGAGTTGTAGGCACGTGACACGGTGTTCCAGGCGTCCATGTAGCGGTCCATGCACATGGCGATGCACTTCTGGGGAAGGAATGGGCGAGCCGCTTAGGTCTGGACCGCAGCTGGTGCCCCCGCCCCGGTAGCGGACTGCGCACGCGCAGCATACTCTCCACGCCTCTTTATTAAGTCAGCGCACGCGCGGAGGCCACCCCACCGGGTCCAGCCCGTGACCCCGCCACCCCTGGTTTTACCTGCTCCGAATTGTCCAGGGAACCCCCCGGCTTCCCGATACACTTCCGGAAGCACTTGTCCGTCATCCTCTGTGGGGACACGCGAGCCCTCATTTGCGACACCGGCCCCGGCGGATCTCGCAGCCCttagccccccaccccgcccccggccAGCCCCGGACCTGTAGCAGCTCCTGCGCGTTGGCCACGGCGATCTGCACTTTCACCTGCTCCATGATGAGCCCTGGGTCCAGCTTCCCGCCGCCGGAGCCCCCGAAATCGGAGCCGAAGCCGCCCTCCATGGCTCCGCAGTCAACCGGACCGCCGCCGCGTGCGCCGACCCGCACTCACGCCGGAAGTCCGCTGCCCCAGGGCCCCACGGGAAATGGAGTTCCAGTGGGTGGGAGCAGGACCCGGACTACGACTCCCATAAGGCTGCGCGAAACATCCCGCGCACCCGCAGAGAGGAATGGGCTCAAGTCGGATTCCC encodes:
- the TIMM13 gene encoding mitochondrial import inner membrane translocase subunit Tim13; the protein is MEGGFGSDFGGSGGGKLDPGLIMEQVKVQIAVANAQELLQRMTDKCFRKCIGKPGGSLDNSEQKCIAMCMDRYMDAWNTVSRAYNSRLQRERANM